The following proteins are co-located in the Pseudomonadota bacterium genome:
- a CDS encoding FapA family protein, translating into MAENSVLIKQGVMVFANRFLLKLSRDKLEATLLPKDELGMKAVDLIQLFKEISGNGVVFGLLSEPELQEDGTYCVARGTPAEKGKDANVKLHIKPALVSTPRQHQGENARVDHRELQNIVNVKKDLLLLEKIPPTSGTSGHDVLGREISTRPGKDRKLKVGPGVYLSEDGSKVFAKVDGKYLMEGGKPAVYPDHIINGDVDMSVGNIVFGGQSISISGEVHPGFQVKCRGDIEILKGVNSAQIIAGSNLIIKGGVIGPDALVRAKGDIHVDFMENNCVIEAFGNFFLNDFLVQCTGRVNKNFIGPIKGGVIGGELVIGASMYVNDLGSDAEVTTQVGVGVIPGIMKQKKELDADFALWSERLNETIKNISGFEKIKKEQGDEFPEERLAKLTKYKTVMPKLMEKVDGLQAQVEELQETLDRMVTECIYVYGTVFPGVTIRIGKGVRMTTATEEQVVIFFDKQSQQILIRKMQREELDARQDIAQGKKLLPLDKDQD; encoded by the coding sequence ATGGCCGAAAACAGTGTATTGATCAAACAGGGGGTAATGGTTTTTGCCAACCGTTTTCTCTTGAAGTTGAGTCGCGACAAGCTCGAAGCCACTCTGCTGCCCAAGGACGAATTGGGTATGAAGGCGGTTGACCTGATTCAGCTTTTCAAGGAGATCAGTGGAAACGGTGTTGTTTTCGGTTTATTGTCTGAGCCAGAACTGCAGGAGGATGGGACCTATTGTGTTGCCAGGGGAACACCTGCCGAAAAAGGTAAGGACGCAAATGTAAAGCTCCACATCAAACCGGCTTTAGTATCCACGCCCAGACAGCACCAGGGCGAAAATGCCAGAGTTGATCATCGTGAACTGCAGAATATTGTTAATGTGAAGAAAGATTTGCTGCTCCTCGAGAAAATCCCCCCCACTTCCGGCACTTCCGGTCATGATGTTCTCGGTCGGGAAATTAGCACCCGACCAGGAAAGGACAGGAAATTAAAAGTCGGTCCCGGAGTTTACCTGTCTGAAGACGGGAGCAAGGTGTTTGCTAAAGTTGATGGCAAATACCTGATGGAAGGCGGCAAACCTGCAGTGTATCCGGATCATATCATTAACGGTGATGTTGATATGAGTGTCGGTAATATTGTTTTTGGCGGGCAATCCATAAGCATCAGCGGCGAGGTGCATCCAGGCTTCCAGGTGAAATGCCGGGGCGATATTGAAATTCTTAAAGGAGTCAACAGCGCCCAGATTATTGCGGGAAGCAATCTGATTATCAAGGGTGGGGTGATCGGACCCGATGCTCTGGTCAGGGCCAAAGGTGACATTCATGTGGATTTCATGGAAAATAATTGCGTTATAGAGGCTTTCGGTAATTTTTTTCTCAATGATTTTCTTGTTCAATGCACCGGCAGAGTCAATAAAAATTTTATTGGGCCCATTAAAGGTGGGGTGATCGGAGGAGAGTTGGTCATCGGCGCTTCAATGTATGTCAATGACCTTGGCTCTGATGCCGAAGTGACAACTCAGGTTGGTGTCGGGGTGATTCCGGGCATCATGAAGCAGAAAAAGGAACTTGATGCGGATTTTGCACTCTGGTCTGAAAGATTAAACGAAACCATCAAGAACATCAGCGGCTTCGAGAAAATAAAGAAAGAACAGGGGGATGAATTCCCCGAAGAAAGGCTTGCCAAGCTTACCAAATATAAAACCGTTATGCCGAAATTGATGGAAAAGGTTGACGGACTACAGGCCCAGGTTGAAGAACTGCAGGAAACTCTGGACCGGATGGTAACCGAATGTATTTATGTGTATGGCACGGTGTTTCCCGGAGTTACAATCAGGATCGGCAAAGGGGTGAGGATGACGACGGCGACGGAAGAGCAGGTCGTAATTTTTTTTGATAAGCAATCCCAGCAGATACTGATCCGCAAAATGCAGCGTGAAGAGCTTGACGCCCGTCAAGATATCGCCCAGGGCAAGAAATTACTTCCGCTGGACAAGGACCAGGACTAG
- a CDS encoding TIGR04211 family SH3 domain-containing protein: MRYRFLSFFTLFFALIVAIATAPTIALAKTMYVSDVLIVTLRDGKGPDHKIIKTLKTDTPVEVLEEDEQYIRAKASTGEIGWILKQYMTVDLPKMKIIDQLSTENDRLKSKLKKFEQDLPPLQKTLEESKLQHAKNAKESEQKIAEAQQVIAQLNEQLNFLADKYETLSEQSQDTLQLINDRDKFRKNNTILVEEVTTLRQENSRMKKNTTIRWFLAGGGVFLVGLLFGKIRTKKKYY, from the coding sequence ATGAGATATCGCTTCTTAAGTTTTTTCACACTGTTTTTTGCCTTGATAGTTGCCATAGCAACCGCACCGACAATTGCTCTGGCAAAAACCATGTATGTCTCCGATGTTCTGATTGTCACCCTCAGGGATGGAAAAGGACCGGACCATAAAATCATCAAAACCCTGAAAACCGATACACCAGTGGAGGTCCTGGAAGAAGATGAACAATATATCCGCGCTAAAGCCTCAACCGGGGAAATAGGCTGGATACTCAAACAATACATGACCGTTGACCTGCCAAAAATGAAAATCATTGATCAGCTGAGCACTGAAAATGACCGGCTGAAATCAAAACTCAAAAAATTCGAACAGGACTTGCCCCCCCTCCAAAAAACCTTAGAGGAATCAAAACTGCAACACGCAAAAAACGCTAAGGAGTCCGAACAAAAAATTGCCGAAGCCCAGCAGGTAATAGCCCAGCTCAACGAACAATTAAATTTCCTTGCCGATAAATACGAAACCCTCTCCGAGCAGAGTCAGGACACCCTGCAACTGATCAATGACCGCGATAAGTTCAGGAAAAATAATACAATACTTGTTGAGGAAGTTACAACCCTTCGCCAGGAAAATTCACGAATGAAAAAGAATACAACCATTCGCTGGTTCCTCGCTGGCGGCGGGGTCTTCCTCGTTGGACTGCTTTTCGGAAAAATCCGAACAAAAAAGAAGTATTATTAA
- a CDS encoding AP2 domain-containing protein: MGTTALLEKHKGIARIDQVSKRTHGWYARVRYLGETHAKFFADKKCGGRYSGLLAALSWRDTTEKKLGKERTDKHVVTVSNNNTGVVGVRFNNELNRYEVSWLTPVGRQGKTSVSIRRHGKKKAFALACNIRKEKEAERLAS; encoded by the coding sequence ATGGGAACAACGGCATTACTTGAAAAACATAAAGGGATTGCACGAATCGATCAGGTATCAAAAAGGACACATGGCTGGTATGCCCGTGTTCGTTACCTGGGTGAAACACATGCTAAATTTTTTGCCGATAAAAAATGTGGTGGAAGATATTCCGGTCTTCTTGCAGCCCTTTCCTGGCGTGACACAACTGAAAAGAAATTAGGCAAGGAAAGGACTGACAAACATGTTGTAACCGTCAGCAACAATAATACCGGTGTTGTCGGTGTGCGGTTCAATAATGAATTAAATCGTTATGAAGTGAGTTGGCTCACACCGGTTGGAAGACAGGGCAAAACCTCCGTGTCAATAAGAAGGCATGGAAAGAAAAAGGCTTTTGCCCTGGCGTGTAATATCAGAAAGGAAAAAGAAGCAGAAAGGCTCGCTTCCTGA
- the ybeY gene encoding rRNA maturation RNase YbeY: protein MPVLISSEIDLNTYNLSLQALAAIAEKLLNLSKRTDWELSILLVSDQRMAELNGQYRKKPVPTNVLAFPMDDEPDKLSQTMLGDIVISVDTAIREAAQESISPLERIVKLLIHGFLHLLGHDHERSDEEDDFMRAEEKKIIKELDLIIKEI, encoded by the coding sequence ATGCCTGTCCTCATCTCGTCAGAAATAGACCTGAATACTTACAATCTCAGTCTCCAGGCTCTTGCAGCAATAGCCGAAAAACTCCTCAATTTATCCAAAAGGACCGACTGGGAACTCAGCATTCTGCTGGTCTCGGATCAACGGATGGCCGAACTCAACGGGCAATACCGAAAAAAACCGGTGCCGACTAATGTTTTAGCCTTTCCCATGGATGACGAACCTGATAAACTCTCCCAGACCATGCTTGGCGATATCGTCATCTCCGTCGATACGGCAATCAGGGAGGCCGCACAGGAAAGCATCAGCCCACTAGAACGTATTGTGAAACTTCTTATCCACGGTTTCCTGCATCTTCTGGGTCATGATCATGAACGATCCGATGAAGAGGATGATTTCATGAGGGCTGAAGAAAAAAAAATCATCAAAGAACTTGATTTGATAATAAAGGAGATCTGA
- a CDS encoding pyridoxine 5'-phosphate synthase yields the protein MAILAVNVDHVATLRQARGIDEPDPILAAGICELAGAKGIVVHLREDRRHIQERDVRILRETVKTKLNLEMAAYDEIIKLALDIVPDMVTLVPEKREELTTEGGLDVAGQKKKIRQTITKMNKAGIPVSLFIDPDSKQITAAKEVGATFVEIHTGRYCDARTDAEVNKEFGLIVIAAEEAFEAGLRVNAGHGLNYRNTTRVAEIDCIDELSIGHAIMARAIFVGMDQAVRDMLALL from the coding sequence ATGGCCATACTCGCTGTAAATGTTGATCATGTTGCAACCCTTCGGCAGGCCCGCGGCATTGACGAACCAGACCCGATCCTTGCAGCGGGAATCTGCGAACTCGCTGGAGCAAAAGGCATTGTCGTCCATCTTCGCGAGGATCGACGCCATATACAGGAACGCGATGTCAGAATCCTCAGGGAAACGGTCAAAACAAAACTCAATCTGGAAATGGCTGCCTACGATGAAATAATTAAACTGGCCCTGGACATAGTACCGGACATGGTCACCCTGGTTCCTGAAAAAAGAGAAGAACTGACCACTGAGGGCGGTCTTGATGTTGCCGGCCAGAAAAAGAAAATCAGGCAGACTATTACCAAAATGAACAAGGCCGGCATCCCGGTAAGTCTTTTCATTGACCCGGATTCGAAACAAATAACGGCAGCCAAAGAGGTCGGCGCGACATTTGTAGAGATTCATACGGGAAGATATTGTGATGCGCGCACCGATGCAGAGGTGAATAAGGAATTCGGTTTAATCGTTATTGCTGCTGAAGAGGCATTTGAAGCGGGCTTACGAGTCAACGCCGGACATGGTCTCAATTATCGTAATACCACAAGGGTTGCGGAGATTGACTGTATTGACGAGCTGAGCATCGGCCATGCAATCATGGCCAGGGCGATTTTTGTGGGGATGGATCAGGCGGTGCGGGACATGCTGGCCCTGCTCTGA
- a CDS encoding potassium channel protein — MKKIVISSALLLLILLFGTYGYMFLEGCSFSDGLYMTMITITTVGYGEVVHLTPVGKYFTMLLILIGVGFVLYLVSKVTEAVVEGGLRRIFGRRNMEKKVSKLKNHYIVCGFGRIGKVICKNLQENQRPFVVIDTDPQEVTRVDELGYLVLEGQASDDDVLMKAGIMEAKGLIAVVSSDADNVYIILSARGLNPALFIMARSSGIEGTETKLLRAGANKVISPYHIGAVRMAQLVVRPTVVDFLDLTVHGGELGLRLEELRVTEKAGFINSALMDSDIRKKYDLIVVAIKREHGDMLFNPNPKTNILLGDILVVLGTHDNIAGLESEL; from the coding sequence ATGAAAAAAATTGTTATAAGCAGTGCACTGCTTCTACTGATCCTGCTTTTCGGTACTTATGGGTACATGTTCTTAGAAGGCTGCAGTTTTAGCGACGGTCTCTATATGACCATGATAACCATAACCACGGTCGGCTACGGTGAAGTTGTGCATTTGACCCCGGTGGGTAAATATTTCACTATGCTGCTCATCCTCATCGGGGTGGGATTTGTTCTATACCTTGTCAGTAAAGTTACTGAGGCCGTTGTTGAGGGCGGTTTACGGAGGATTTTTGGGAGGAGAAACATGGAAAAGAAGGTTTCCAAATTAAAGAATCATTATATCGTTTGCGGTTTCGGTAGGATCGGTAAGGTTATCTGCAAGAACCTCCAGGAGAACCAGAGGCCTTTCGTGGTAATCGATACTGATCCTCAAGAAGTCACCCGGGTTGATGAACTGGGTTACCTGGTTCTGGAAGGTCAGGCTTCCGATGATGATGTGTTGATGAAAGCCGGGATCATGGAGGCAAAGGGGTTGATTGCAGTTGTTTCTTCGGATGCCGATAATGTTTACATAATCCTTTCAGCCAGGGGATTGAACCCAGCTCTGTTTATCATGGCCCGCTCAAGTGGCATTGAAGGCACGGAGACCAAGTTGCTTCGCGCAGGCGCCAACAAGGTGATTTCGCCGTATCATATCGGCGCGGTAAGGATGGCGCAGTTGGTTGTCAGGCCAACGGTTGTGGATTTCCTGGACTTGACCGTTCACGGCGGGGAACTCGGATTGCGTCTTGAGGAGTTAAGGGTCACGGAAAAGGCCGGATTTATTAACAGTGCCTTAATGGATTCCGATATTCGCAAAAAATATGATCTGATAGTTGTGGCAATAAAGCGTGAACATGGTGACATGCTCTTTAATCCGAATCCTAAAACGAATATTCTCCTGGGGGATATCCTTGTTGTCCTGGGAACCCATGACAACATAGCCGGACTTGAAAGTGAGCTGTAA
- a CDS encoding PhoH family protein, whose product MTTTKLTFEDNEAAKLLYGDLNKNLTAIEKSTGVTIKVRGASISITGLQHETAIAQTALNQLYKLIKTGYPVYPADVVYALRIIERSPRTDLLDIFLDKVYITASQRVVSPKSINQKLYIESIRNNDIVFGIGPAGTGKTYLAVAMAISALASDQVKQIILARPAVEAGEKLGFLPGDMAQKVNPYLRPLHDALNDMLGLEKSADLIEKGVIEIAPLAFMRGRTLNNAFVILDEAQNTTNEQMKMFLTRLGFNSQAVITGDITQIDLPSTKKSGLVKATGILKGIKGISFCTFTDVDVVRHPLVQNIIRAYEKKSKSSTK is encoded by the coding sequence TTGACAACGACTAAACTTACCTTTGAAGACAACGAAGCTGCCAAGCTTCTCTATGGTGACCTTAACAAAAATCTCACCGCTATTGAAAAATCGACAGGCGTCACAATTAAGGTGCGAGGCGCATCCATTTCAATTACCGGCCTGCAACATGAGACGGCAATTGCCCAAACCGCACTGAATCAGCTGTATAAACTCATCAAGACCGGTTACCCGGTTTATCCGGCCGATGTCGTGTATGCCTTGCGGATAATCGAACGTTCTCCCAGAACAGACCTTTTAGACATTTTTCTCGACAAGGTCTATATAACCGCAAGTCAGAGAGTCGTATCCCCAAAGAGTATTAATCAGAAACTGTATATAGAAAGCATCAGGAATAATGATATTGTTTTCGGAATCGGCCCGGCCGGCACCGGCAAAACCTACCTTGCGGTGGCCATGGCGATATCGGCTCTTGCAAGCGACCAGGTAAAACAGATCATCCTGGCCCGACCCGCGGTTGAAGCCGGCGAAAAACTCGGATTCCTTCCCGGCGATATGGCCCAGAAGGTGAACCCCTATCTCCGCCCGCTCCATGATGCATTAAACGACATGCTGGGTCTTGAAAAAAGTGCCGACCTCATTGAAAAAGGGGTCATTGAAATCGCCCCTCTGGCGTTCATGAGAGGACGCACCCTAAACAATGCTTTTGTAATTCTCGATGAAGCCCAGAACACAACCAACGAGCAGATGAAAATGTTTCTCACCCGCCTGGGCTTTAACTCACAAGCGGTAATAACCGGCGATATCACTCAGATAGACCTGCCCTCCACCAAGAAATCCGGGCTGGTCAAGGCCACCGGCATCCTCAAGGGTATCAAAGGGATTTCCTTCTGCACCTTTACTGATGTTGATGTGGTGCGGCATCCCCTGGTGCAGAATATAATCCGCGCCTACGAAAAAAAATCCAAATCTTCAACAAAATAA